Below is a window of Moraxella nasibovis DNA.
GATCTGCTAGGTTTCCATCAGATCAGCGGCATGATCACCATGTTCATCGCCTTTGGCAGCCAAATCATCTTGGGTGCTGTTATCCTGACCATCGGTTTTTGGTTGGCGAACATCATCGCAGGTGTGGTGGAGCGCTCTGAGCAAGGCAGCCGTTTCCTAGCTAACATCGTGCGTGTGCTGATCATGGGTCTGGTACTGGCAATGGGTCTAAAAGCAATGGGTATCGCTGACAGCATCGTAAATCTTGCCTTTGGCTTGACGCTTGGTGCGGTCGCTGTGGCATTCGCCCTAGCCTTCGGTCTGGGTGGTCGTGAAGCAGCAGCTCGCCTACTAAAACGCCTTCAAGACAAGGCAGAAAGTGAGGCGGACAATAAAGTTATCTTGCCAACCGACACCAAAAAAGCCGTAGAAGACAGCATCGAGGATAACACCCCTCGTTTCTGATTCAAAACTGGTTTCATAAAGCAGCGCCTTACTTTGGGCGCTGTTTTTTGGGGTTATAATCACCGAATGGCAAAATTACCACAAAATGATGCGATGTCATAAGCTTAAGCTTGCAAGCCCAACAAATTTAATAAGCCACATTTAACGCATTTAAACACACCCATAAAAAAACGACAAGCCAATGATTGACTTGTCGCTTTGGTCATCAAAGATGGGTTACCCCCCAATCTTCTTATATTTCATTCTCTTAGGTGTTGCATCTGCACCCAGTTTTTCTTTACGCCATTTTTCATATTCAGAATAGTTGCCGTCAAAAAATTCGGGCTGTTCATTCTCAAAGGACAAAATATGCGTACAAATACGGTCTAAGAACCAGCGGTCGTGCGACACCACCATCACCGTACCTGGGAATACCTGCACCGCATCTTCCAAGGCACGCAAGGTTTCCACATCAAGGTCGTTGGACGGTTCGTCAAGTAGGATAACATTCGCCCCTTGTTTTAGGGTCTTGGCAAGTTGCAGACGATTTCGTTCACCGCCCGATAGGTTGCCAACCAGTTTTTGTTGGTCTTGACCTTTAAAGTTAAAACGACCGATATAAGCACGGCTTGGCGTGGTGTATTCGCCCACGGTAATCATATCCAAGCCGTCTGACACTTCTTCCCACACGGTTTTTTTGTCGTCCAACTCATCACGCACTTGTCCCACATAGGCGACTTTCACGCTCTCACCAATCTCCACGGTGCCTGTGTCGGGCTTGTCTTTACCTGTAATCATATTAAAAAGCGTGGTCTTACCCGCTCCGTTTGGCCCGACAATCCCAACAATCGCCATTGGTGGCATGGTAAATGACAAGTTTTCATACAGCACACGACCTTCAAACGACTTAGAAATGCCTTTAACTTCAATGACTTTATTGCCTAGGCGTGGTCCTGGTGGAATGTAGATTTCCGCCGTTTCGTTTCTTTGTTGGAACTCACGAGAGTTCATCTCTTCAAAGCGTTCTAAACGAGATTTGGATTTGGCTTGCTGACCTTTTTGGTTTTTACGCACCCATTCCAATTCTTGTTTTAACGCCTTAGCAAAGGCTTCTTCTTGCTTTTGTTCTTGTTCTAGGCGTTTGTTTTTCTGTTCCAGCCACTCGGTGTAGTTGCCTTGATAGGGGTAGCCATAGCCACGGTCAAGCTCCAAAATCCACTCGGCAACATTGTCAAGGAAATAACGGTCGTGCGTAATCGCCACAATCGTACCAGAATAATCCTTCAAAAAGCGTTCCAGCCACGCCACAGACTCAGCGTCCAAATGGTTGGTCGGCTCGTCAAGCAGCAGCATATCAGGCTTAGATAGAAGCAGTCGGCATAGGGCGACACGGCGTTTTTCACCGCCTGACAGCTTGGAGACATCAGCGTCCCAAGGTGGTAGGCGTAATGCGTCCGCCGCCTTTTCAAGCTGAGTGTTTAGGTTGTGGGCGTCCCACGCAGCGATGATGTCTTCCATCTTGCCTTGCTCGGCAGCCAGTTTGTCAAAGTCAGCATCAGGCTCGGCATATTCGGCATAAATTTGATTAAGGCGTTCTAAAGCGTCCAACGCCTCACGCACGCCGTCTTCGACATTGCCCCGCACATCTTTGGCGGGGTCAAGTTGGGGCTCTTGTGGCAGATAGCCAACTTTAATGCCTGCTTGGGGACGAGCCTCGCCACTGTATTCGGTATCCACGCCTGCCATAATGCGCAGCAAGGTGGATTTACCTGCACCGTTGAGACCCAAAACGCCAATTTTGGCACCCGGAAAGAAAGAGAGCGAAATGTCCTTTAAAATCTCCCGTTTTGGCGGAATGATTTTGGACACTTTGTTCATCGTATAGATATATTGAGCCATAGCTATCCTTTAATGAAAATCTTGAGTTGTCAAAATTAAGAATTATTGAAAAAATAAAATCTAACCTGTTATTATCGCACGCTTTGATGGTTTGGGCAAATGATTTTATCGTGCGATTTTTTTTTGACGAAATTATTGACTTTTCGTTAAGTTATAGTATATTTACACTGTTGATAAGTTATTGTTAAAACTTATCAATATGTATATCAATCGTAAATCACTTTCAAGGATCTTTTCTGAAAATCAAATTTGCTGCTATTATTGCAACTGTCGCCATGCTGTCTGCCTGCGCAACGCCACACATCGTCGAGACCACCAAACTGAACGACAACCAGCTAACCTGCGAACAGATCAAATCAGAGATCGCTGAGGCTAAAAAGTTTGAGCAAGAGGCTCGTGCGGAACGCAAAGTTACTGGTAAGAATGTCGCTGCGGCACTATTCTTTATTCCTGCATTATTCGCCACCTATGCCAACACCGAAGAGGCAATCGATGCCGCCAAAGAACGCCAAGAAAAGCTGACCAATCTTTATAACAAAAAACAATGTGGCTAATCTTAAAAAACCGTGCAAGATTGAACGGTTTTTTTGTATTAAAGGGTGGATTGATGAGAAAATACAGGCATCATTCAGCCTTACAACAACCACTCAATCGGCAGCTGGCTTGCGATCCACACCTGCACACGGCGAAACAGTGAGCTTTCTGGCTCATGCGTGCGCTCGATTGTCTCGCCATCTTCGATGGTCGTCCAGATCATCTTGCCTTTGTCGTTCAGGCTCACTGCATAAGCGTGCTTTGGCAGATTCACCGACAGCTGATCCATCAGGTCTTTGGCAAGCTTTGGGCTGTCGATGAGTAGCCCCATCTCGGTGTTGAGATTGGCAGAACGAGGATCCATATTAAAAGAGCCGACATACAAATACTGCCCATCCACCGCAAAAGTCTTGGCGTGCAGACTGGCGCCCTGCCCATCGTAGGCACTTCTGACGGCAGCAGGCTTGACGGTGGCATCGTCTTTAAGCTCATACAGCTTGACGCCGCTTTTTAGCAGGTCTTTGCGGTATTTGGCATAGCCTGAATGGACCACCGCCACATCGTTGGCAGCCAGTGTATTGGTCAGCACTTGCACCGTTTTACCATTTTTGGCAAGCTTACTTAGCATCTCTTCACCCTGTCTGGTCGGCACAAAATAAGGCGAGACGATCACAAGCTCATTTTGGGTGTTTTCCATCAAAGGCGAAATGTATTTGTCAAGGATATTTTCTTCTTCTTGTTTTTTGAGCACCTTATCAGGGTGGTCGCTGATGAATTGCGTTTTTGCCCACACCCAAGGCATCTGCCCGTCCGTCAGATAGTTGGAAAAGTTTGCCTGCATGAGCAGACCAAGATACTCTCGCGCCTCATCAGCCACGCCCGAAAGGTCAGCGGGCTCGACATCGCCGATGATGGCTTGGGCAGGATAGGCGGATTGATTGTTCCAATATCTGTCAAAATCTTCCGCCGTCTCGTGCGCCGCTTGCCCCACCACCGCCACATCTAGGTCAGCGAACATCATGCCACTCGTCGCATCAAAATACTCATCGCCAATGTTGCGCCCACCGACGATACTCACGATGCTGTCAGCGGTCATGGATTTGTTGTGCATGCGGCGATTGAGACGAAAAAAGTCCGTCAAATACCCCAAAGGGCGAAAACGGCGCTGCATGTATGGATTAAAAAGGCGTACTTCGATGTTGTCATGGTCATCAAGCCTGCGAATCACGCCGTCCATGCCCGCCATCGTATGATCATCAAGCAGTAGTCGCACACGCACGCCACGGTCGGCGGCAGCGATGAGTCTTTGGCTAAGCAGTCTGCCCGAGATGTCGTCGTGGTAGATGTAGTACTGCAAATCAAGGCTCTGCTCTGCCATCTCGACCAAAGCCAGACGAGCCAAAAACGCATCACGGCTGTTTGCCAGTGTATAAATGCCACTTTCGCCCGAGTGCTCGATGATCTCTGGCAGCAGGCGCTTGGCAATATTGCCATCTGGGCTTGGCATCAGGTGCGTGGAGACGGTCCTTTGGACATTCTCTGGCAACGGACGATGGCTTAATGCCGCCAGCAGCGCCACCGCAAGGACAAGCAGCAAAAGCCCAATCACCACGCCCCGCACCCAGCGTGGCAAACTACGCCAAATCATCATAGCCAAAACCCATTATTATTAAAGTTGGCGTATTATACCGCAAAAACTGACTGAAAGTGTCGGTGGTTGCTTGGTTTAGCCAAACTGACAAATCAAAAAATCCGTACAACACAAAGCATCACTTTCGCCAGACTTGATTTTAACTGAGTAGAGATGGCGCTTTTGCATTTGTTCATAAATAATAAGACGGCAGAATTTGGAGAGTTTAGAGAGTTTTATTGGCAATATTTTAAAATCTTAGAGCAGATTGCCATTAACCTTGTAGGCTGTGCCAAGTATTTTTTTGGTAAGCGGACTGACAAGGCAGATCATCGGATTGTCAAATAAATCTGCCATAATACTTCCTTGGTTGATGATATATAAAGTGCTTGAATACATTGCAATGACTGCGTTTGGTGGCATTTTCTTAGCTATTGCAAGTCATTTGCCGTTATCATAAAATAGTCGTCCATATTGCACAAATGGTTTTTTATTTTTATTTATCGGACTTATCCATGAATGTCACCCTACGCCAGCTGAACGCCTTCATCGCCGTATCTCGCCACAAAAGCTTTACCAAGGCGGCTGATGAGCTGTATCTGACCCAGTCGTCTTTGAGCGGACTGATTAAAGAGATGGAAAATCAGCTGGGCATCACGCTGTTTGACCGCACCACCCGTCAGCTACACCTGTCAGAAGCGGGCGAGCGGCTCGTGCCTTATGCCCTGAATGTCTTGGATGACATGCGCATGTTCACAGGCGAGATCCACGACATCAAAGACTACCATCAAGGCAAAGTGCGCATCGCCGCCAGCCAGCAGCTTGCCGCCACCATCATGCCCAGTCTCATCAAGGCGTTCAAACAAGCCCATCCAGACATTCAGGTGAGTCTCATCGACTGCGGCATCGGCGAGGTCATGGAGCGAGTGCAGCTCATCGACGCTGACATCGGCATCGGTCCTGAGCATCCTTTTAGCAGCGACATCTTGGCAGAGACGCTGTTTTCATCGAAGTTTTATTTGATTGTTAAGCCCGATCACGCTTTGGCTGGGCGGTCGGAAGTCACATGGCAGGACATTCCAGTAGGCGAACTCATCACGCTACAAGCCGCCTTTGCCGAGCAGATCCGAGCGGCACTGCCGATGGAGCTGACGGAGCGGCTGTTTCGAGCTGATTATGAAGTCAATTTTTTGTCCACTGCGCTTGGCATGACGCAAATGGGGCTTGGCATGACGCTGGCACTCAGCTACGCCAAAAACTGGATAGATCAGCATGATTTGACCATGATTCCCATCAAAGAGCCTAAGATTGATAGAAAATTTTTGCTGTATCAGCACAAACACCGCTCCCCCAGCGCGGCGGTGTTGGCGTTTGCCAATTTTTTAAAAACTTATGCAAAGCACTGGCAAATTGACACGCCGTGAGCATTGAAACACTCTCCAAAAGCGCCATCGCCAAGCCCCAAGATGACAAATAGACGGCAGGCTTGGCGAAATTTGCATCATCACTCACAAAATCATTTACAAGCATCAAAAAATTCTTTATGCTAAGATAATCCGTATGGTTTTTAAGGATTTTTGAAAAATTGGAGCCTTCATGACACACATCACTCACAACACCGACCTACGCCGCTTTGAAACCACCATCGATGGCATCACCGCTTATCTAAGCTATCTGGATCACGGCGACACACTCATCTACAATCACACCATCGTCCCAAGTGCGCTTGGCGGTCAGGGCATCGGCAAGGCACTCACCAAGCACGCACTGGATTATGCACAAGCCGAAGGTAAGAAAGTGGCGCCGACTTGCAGCTTTGTCGCCGCTTATATCCACAAAAACCCAGAATACAAAAACCTACTGGCGTGAAATGGCTGGCGCATTTGTTGGTAGATTTGTTGGCATAAGAAGTGCTTTTTTGGCAAGATTTTTGGCAAAAAGTTTTTAGCACAAAGTTTTTAGCACAAAGTTTTTAGCATAAAGCTTTTGTCATAAAGGCAGTTTTGGTAATTTTAAGCAATACAAGGAAAGTATGATGAATCACGCCTTAAACCATCTATTCACACCGCCCTTTGATGTCTTGACAACCAGCGAACGCAAGAAACTTGCCGCCGTCAGCCAAATCGTCTATCTGCCAGAACACACCGCCGTCAATGGCGATTGGCAGGGCGATTTGTTCATCGTCATCAAAGGCAAGCTCACCCAGCACCAGCATGGCGAGCTGGTGGCAGGCTTGAATGTGGGTGATTGGTTTTCTTTGGCGGACAAAGATGGGGTCGCATTTGATGTCATCACCCAAGAACAAAGCCTGCTGTATCGGCTTGATGGCGACACCGTCCATGCCATCAGTCAGCACAACGAGCGACTGCGGACATTGCTGTTTGCCGATTTGACCACTCGCAAATCACAGCAAGACGCCCAAAGTGCCATGAGCCAAAGCCAACAGCTACTCTACCGCCCTGTTGCCAGCATTGGCGAACACATCCGCACGCCCAATTTTATTGACGAAAACGCCAGTCTTTATGAAGCGACTTGCCGTATGATGGCGGTGGATGCCAAGCACATTTTGGTCAGCTCGCCCAATGGCGTGGGCATATTTACCCAGACCGATGTCTGCCGTGCCATCACAAAAAAAGCAGACTTTGCCACCACTTGCGTCAAAGATTATAGCCGATTTAATCTCTACACCATTCATGAAAGCCACGATTTGAGCGAAGCGTTGATTACCATGATCAGCAAAAGCGTCCATCGCTTGCCGATCGTCAATGATGCAGGCGAGATCACAGGCGTGATTGGACAAACCGAACTGCTCAACTACCTAACCAACCATTCACAGCTCATCACACAGCGGATTGACCAAGCCCAAAACCTAGACGAAGTTTTGGTGGGTGTGGAGATGATTGGTACATTCATTCGCCAACAAAACCAAAGTGGCATGAAAGTCCATGTCATCAGTCGCATTGTCCAAAGTCTCAACATTCATGTCTTTACTAAGGTATGGCAACTCATCGCACCGCCTGCCGTCATTGACAACACCTGCCTGATTGTCATGGGTTCTGAAGGTCGTGGCGAGCAAATCATGCGTACCGACCAAGACAACGCCCTAATCATTCGTGATGGCTTTGACGACCCAAATCTGCCCACCTACGCCCAAGCCTTTAATGATGCTTTGTTTAAACTTGGCTATCCTTATTGCGATGGCAACATCATGATCGCAAGCCCTACTTGGCGAAAGTCGCTCACCGATTTTAAAGCCCAAGTCAGCACATGGATGGGAGCGACTGGTGGCGAGATGATGATTCACTTTGCCACACTCATGGACGCTCACCCTGTGTGTGGCGATGTGGCGTTATTTTATGAATTAAAATCACACTGGCAACACGCCGTCCGCCACGCTCACGCCAATTTTATCAACCGCTTTGCCGCACCAACCCTACAAATGGCGAGCGAATCTGGTTTTTGGCAAAAATTCACCGGCGGAAAAGACAGCGACATCGACCTAAAAAAAGCTGGCATTTTTCCCATCGTGCATGGCGTGCGAGCATTGGCACTTGAATACGGCATTGATGAGACCAGCACTCGCCTGCGTCTGCGCCAATTAGCCAGCCAAAAAGTCATTGACGAAAAAACCGCCCAAAACATCACCGAAGCTTTGGAATTTTTCTTATCAAAACGCCTTGCCGTCTCGCTCATCACCGATGACAAATCCGCCCGCAAGGTCAATCCAAACACCCTATCGTCATTGGAGCGAGACCTGCTCAAAGAAAGTCTGGCGGTGGTCAAATACTTCAAAGGATTCATCACTCGCCATTATCGTCTTGATGTGTTTGTGGGGTGAGCGATGTTTGATTTTTTAAAAAAATTCATCACAAACAATCAAAAATCCCAATTAAAATCGCCCGAATACGCCTATCTGTTCGGCACACCAAGCGATGATGAATGGGTGTGCCTAGACCTTGAATTGACAGGACTTAATCCAAAAACCGACCATATTTTAAGTGTCGGTGCGGTCAGAATCACAAAAACAGGCGAAAGTTTTGGCATTGACACCGCTCACGCCCTATCCATCATCTGCCGACCGCCAACCATGCCCGACACCAAAAGCATTGTCATTCATGGGCTACGACCGATGGATGTGGAAAATGGCAAAAGCTACGATGAGATGCTTGACGAGCTTTTGCCCTTTATTGGCACTCGTCCTGTCGTGGGTTTTTGTACCAGCATGGACATGGCATTCATCAACGCCCTTGCCAAGCCAAAATTGGGCGTAAAATTGCCACACACACTCATTGATGTGGCAAATCTTGATCAAAAATTACGCCAAAAAACCAACAAAAACAACGACATTCCCATTGACAAACGCCATCTGGGCGAGCTCTTGACCGCTTATCAAATTCCCATTTTGCCTGCACATGACGCACTCAATGACGCTTTGATGACGGCGATGCTGTTCTGCCATTTAAAAGGCAAATTGGGCGGTAAAAGTTGATACAAACACACGATAAAATTGCTAGCTTTTATTTGCAAATGTGCTAAACTAGCGAAAAATTTATCTGCTGATTTTTATTGATATTAAGGATTTTTATGAGCAGTCTTAAGCCCGATCAAGTCGCCCTACAATTAGAAAGCCTGCCTGCGTGGCAGCTGGACGGTCATAGTCTGGTGCGCACCTACGAATTTGCCGACTTCGCTTCTGTGGTGGCGTTCATCGTCAAGGTGTCGTTTCACGCCCAAGAGCTTGAACACTATCCAGAGTGGGAAAATTGCTACACCACTTTGCGTGTACGCATCGGCAACATCGAGCGAGGTGCCGTGCGCAACCGAGATGTCCAGCTTGCCAAGCGCCTAGAAGCATCTTTTCATGGTTGATGCCATCAAGCCAAGTGTTTGCTTGGCTTTTTTATCGTCTTTTAAATAGCCCACTCATCAAGGAAGTATCATGCAATCATTCAGCCAGACCCTTTGGCAAGAAAACCTAGCCCTGTACGAGGCAACACTAAACCTACCCTTTAATCAAGAGCTTGCGGCAGGCACGCTGTCCAAAGCGGCGTTTAGCCATTATGTCATTCAAGATGCTCATTATCTGCTGGCTTATGGTCGAGCATTGGCAGTATGCGCCGCCAAAGCCTACGAGGCGGACGAGGTGATTTTGTTTAGTGAGGCGGCAAAGGTGGCGATTGTCGTGGAGCGGTCGTTGCATGATGGCTTTATGCAAGAATTTGGCATCAGCCGTGAGGATTTTTTGAATACGCCTTTGACTTTGGCGTGTCATCATTACACTTCTTATCTGCTTGCCTCTGCCTATGCTGACAGCTACCCTGTGGTGCTGGCAAGTCTGTTGCCGTGTTTTTGGATTTATGCCAAAGTAGGACAAGACATTTATGACAAATCCGCCCCAAACAACCCCTACCAAGCATGGATTGACACCTACGCTGGCGAAGAATTTCACACAGCGGTGCAAAAAGTGATTGCGGTGGTGGATAAAGTCGCCGCCCACGCTGACGAAACCACGCTTGATAAAATGCGCAAGGCTTATACTTATGCCGCCAAGTTAGAATGGCTGTTTTGGGAGAGCGCCTATCATCAGACGCATTGGCGAGATTTGGACGCACTTGGCTGATTTGGCTGAGCAAAAAACCCAAAAATTTGCTAAAATGGCGGTTAATTTTTTTTGATTAACCGCTTTTTTATATGACAACCAATCAGCCTACCTTTGACACTCGTGCCATCAGCGAATTTACCGAATCTGCCTACCTAAATTACGCCATGTATGTCATCATGGATCGTGCCTTGCCGCACATCGCCGATGGTCTAAAACCTGTACAGCGCCGCATTGTCTATGCGATGAGCGAGCTGGGACTAAAACACACCGCCAAGCCCAAAAAGTCTGCTCGCACGGTGGGCGATGTGCTGGGCAAATACCACCCACACGGCGACAGTGCGTGCTATGAAGCGATGGTACTCATGGCTCAGCCGTTCTCTTATCGCTATCCGCTCATCACAGGTCAAGGCAACTGGGGCAGTCCTGACGACCCAAAATCCTTCGCCGCCATGCGATATACCGAAGCCAAAATGTCCAATTATGCCAACACACTCTTGTCCGAGCTAGAACAAGGCACGGTGGATTGGGTGGATAATTTTGATGGCTCATTAAAAGAGCCTGCCACTTTGCCTGCTCGCCTGCCTAACATTCTTTTAAACGGCACCACAGGCATCGCTGTCGGCATGGCGACCGACATTCCACCGCACAATCTGACCGAAGTCGTCAAAACCTGCATTAAACTGCTAAAAAACCCTGCCCTATCCGTGCGTGAGCTGTGCAAAACGCTCATCGCTCCAGATTTGCCGACTCGTGCCGAAATCATCACACCAAGTGATGAGCTGATCACCATGTATGAAACAGGCAAGGGCAGCTACAAAATGCGCGCCACCTATCACATTGACCCCAAAGAAAAAAACACCGTCATCATTGACGCTCTGCCCTATCAAGTCTCAGGCAATAAAGTCATCGAGCAAATCGCCAAACTGATGACGGACAAAAAACTGCCGTGGCTTAACGACATCAATGACGAATCCGACCATGAAAACGCCTGTCGTATTGTCCTTGAATTTAAAAAAGGCAAAATTGACATTGAAAAAATCATGAACCATCTGTTTGCCATGACCGACCTTGAAACGAGCTTTCGAGTGAACATGAATGTGATTGGCATGAATGGCAAGCCACAGGTCAAAAACCTAAAAGACATCTTGTCTGAATGGCTAGAATGTCGCCGTGGCGTGGTCATTCGCCGTCTTGAACATCGTCTTGCCAAGATTGACAAACGCTTACACATTTTGGCAGGTCTTTTGGTGGCGTATCTAAACATTGATGAAGTGATCGCCATCATTCGCAATGAAGACGACCCAAAACTTGAGCTGATGAGCCGCTTTGGGCTGACTGACATTCAGGCGGACGCCATTTTAGACATCAAACTTCGCCAACTTGCCAAGCTAGAAGAGATTGAGCTAAATGCCGAAAAAGCCGCTCTTGAAGCTGAGCGAGCCACCATCGCCGAACAGCTTGCCAATCCAGACAGCCTAACCGCCCTGCTCATTGACGAGCTGAGTGCCGACATGAAAGCGCACGGCGATGAGCGAATGTCGCCTGTGGTCGTCCGAGACGAAGCCGCCGCCATCAAGCCAAGCGATTTGATTCCAAGCGAAGCGGTAACGGTCGTGCTGTCGCAGGCAGGCTGGATTCGTATGGCAAAAGGTCATGACATTGATGCTACCACACTCAGCTACCGCTCAGGCGATGGCTATCAAGCGTCCGCACAGGGCAAATCCAATGAAAAGCTGATTTTGCTTGACTCCACAGGTCGCAGTTACGCCCTAGACACCGTTCATCTGCCGTCTGCTCGTGGGCAAGGCGAGCCGATCACCAGTATGCTCAATCCACCAGCGGGGGCGAAAATTGAGCAGATTTTATTTGGTAATAAAGAACATCAGGTCTTGCTTGCCAGTGCGTCAGGCTATGGTTTTGTGGGGCAATTTGCCAACTTTGAAACCAACCAAAAATCAGGCAAGGCCATCATCAACCTAAACGAATCTGCCCTACTGCCTGCCCACACCGTCCGCCCTGACGACACGCTGGTGGCGGCATTGACCAATGCTGGCTATTTGTTGGTTTTTGAATTGTCCGACCTACCAAGTCTGGCAAAAGGTAAAGGCAATAAAATCATCAATCTAAAAGACAAAGATGGCGAAAGCCTGCTTGCTCTTGTCAGCCTAAAAGCCACCGACAGCCTTGCCATCACCGCAGGCAAACGCACGCTCACCATCAAGCCTGCCGACCTAGCAAACTACATGGGCAAGCGAGCCGCTCGTGGCACAAGGCTGCCGAAGGGTTATTGGGGGGTGACAAGCTTAAAAACCGTTTTGGATGATTAGGCAATACTTGTTACTGTGGACAAAATTTATTACCCAATTCATATTAAAATGGCATAAAAAATGTTCACCACAAGCTTGACTTCGGCTGACGGTTTTTCGTCAGAGTCCCAAGCTCACTTTGAGAAAAAAAAACTTAATTTTGGTGTGTTTTAAGGGTTAATTAATATATGGTGAATATACCCCCAATCAGCCACCTACTGAATTTTTGACATAAAAAACACCCCAAAAGTGTCTAACTTTTGGGGTGTTTTGTTGCTTTGTCTTACAGCTGGCGCTTGACTTCGTGGATCTCAAAGACCTCGATCTTATCGCCCACCGCCACTTCGTAGCCCTTGACCGCAAGACCACACTCCATCCCAGCTTTGACTTCATTGACATCGTCTTTATAGCGACGCAATGATTGTAGCTGACCTGTGAAGATGACCTTATCATCACGCAGAACACGGATTGGCTTGTTGCGATGGATCGTACCTTCTTGAACCATACAGCCTGCCGCCGCACCAAACTTACTTGAACGGAACACTTCACGCACCTCAGCGATGCCCAAAATCTGCTCACGGTGTTCAGGTGCCAGCATGCCGCTCATCGCCGCCTTGACATCATCAATGAGTCCGTAGATGACGCTATAATAACGGATGTCGATACCAGCTTCGTCCGCTTTGCGCTTACCTGCCGTGTCGGCACGCACATTAAAGCCAAGCAAGACCGCTTCACTCGACTCTGCCAAGATCACA
It encodes the following:
- the ettA gene encoding energy-dependent translational throttle protein EttA — encoded protein: MAQYIYTMNKVSKIIPPKREILKDISLSFFPGAKIGVLGLNGAGKSTLLRIMAGVDTEYSGEARPQAGIKVGYLPQEPQLDPAKDVRGNVEDGVREALDALERLNQIYAEYAEPDADFDKLAAEQGKMEDIIAAWDAHNLNTQLEKAADALRLPPWDADVSKLSGGEKRRVALCRLLLSKPDMLLLDEPTNHLDAESVAWLERFLKDYSGTIVAITHDRYFLDNVAEWILELDRGYGYPYQGNYTEWLEQKNKRLEQEQKQEEAFAKALKQELEWVRKNQKGQQAKSKSRLERFEEMNSREFQQRNETAEIYIPPGPRLGNKVIEVKGISKSFEGRVLYENLSFTMPPMAIVGIVGPNGAGKTTLFNMITGKDKPDTGTVEIGESVKVAYVGQVRDELDDKKTVWEEVSDGLDMITVGEYTTPSRAYIGRFNFKGQDQQKLVGNLSGGERNRLQLAKTLKQGANVILLDEPSNDLDVETLRALEDAVQVFPGTVMVVSHDRWFLDRICTHILSFENEQPEFFDGNYSEYEKWRKEKLGADATPKRMKYKKIGG
- a CDS encoding phospholipase D family protein, encoding MMIWRSLPRWVRGVVIGLLLLVLAVALLAALSHRPLPENVQRTVSTHLMPSPDGNIAKRLLPEIIEHSGESGIYTLANSRDAFLARLALVEMAEQSLDLQYYIYHDDISGRLLSQRLIAAADRGVRVRLLLDDHTMAGMDGVIRRLDDHDNIEVRLFNPYMQRRFRPLGYLTDFFRLNRRMHNKSMTADSIVSIVGGRNIGDEYFDATSGMMFADLDVAVVGQAAHETAEDFDRYWNNQSAYPAQAIIGDVEPADLSGVADEAREYLGLLMQANFSNYLTDGQMPWVWAKTQFISDHPDKVLKKQEEENILDKYISPLMENTQNELVIVSPYFVPTRQGEEMLSKLAKNGKTVQVLTNTLAANDVAVVHSGYAKYRKDLLKSGVKLYELKDDATVKPAAVRSAYDGQGASLHAKTFAVDGQYLYVGSFNMDPRSANLNTEMGLLIDSPKLAKDLMDQLSVNLPKHAYAVSLNDKGKMIWTTIEDGETIERTHEPESSLFRRVQVWIASQLPIEWLL
- a CDS encoding LysR family transcriptional regulator, coding for MNVTLRQLNAFIAVSRHKSFTKAADELYLTQSSLSGLIKEMENQLGITLFDRTTRQLHLSEAGERLVPYALNVLDDMRMFTGEIHDIKDYHQGKVRIAASQQLAATIMPSLIKAFKQAHPDIQVSLIDCGIGEVMERVQLIDADIGIGPEHPFSSDILAETLFSSKFYLIVKPDHALAGRSEVTWQDIPVGELITLQAAFAEQIRAALPMELTERLFRADYEVNFLSTALGMTQMGLGMTLALSYAKNWIDQHDLTMIPIKEPKIDRKFLLYQHKHRSPSAAVLAFANFLKTYAKHWQIDTP
- a CDS encoding GNAT family N-acetyltransferase, with translation MTHITHNTDLRRFETTIDGITAYLSYLDHGDTLIYNHTIVPSALGGQGIGKALTKHALDYAQAEGKKVAPTCSFVAAYIHKNPEYKNLLA
- a CDS encoding putative nucleotidyltransferase substrate binding domain-containing protein; translated protein: MNHALNHLFTPPFDVLTTSERKKLAAVSQIVYLPEHTAVNGDWQGDLFIVIKGKLTQHQHGELVAGLNVGDWFSLADKDGVAFDVITQEQSLLYRLDGDTVHAISQHNERLRTLLFADLTTRKSQQDAQSAMSQSQQLLYRPVASIGEHIRTPNFIDENASLYEATCRMMAVDAKHILVSSPNGVGIFTQTDVCRAITKKADFATTCVKDYSRFNLYTIHESHDLSEALITMISKSVHRLPIVNDAGEITGVIGQTELLNYLTNHSQLITQRIDQAQNLDEVLVGVEMIGTFIRQQNQSGMKVHVISRIVQSLNIHVFTKVWQLIAPPAVIDNTCLIVMGSEGRGEQIMRTDQDNALIIRDGFDDPNLPTYAQAFNDALFKLGYPYCDGNIMIASPTWRKSLTDFKAQVSTWMGATGGEMMIHFATLMDAHPVCGDVALFYELKSHWQHAVRHAHANFINRFAAPTLQMASESGFWQKFTGGKDSDIDLKKAGIFPIVHGVRALALEYGIDETSTRLRLRQLASQKVIDEKTAQNITEALEFFLSKRLAVSLITDDKSARKVNPNTLSSLERDLLKESLAVVKYFKGFITRHYRLDVFVG
- a CDS encoding 3'-5' exonuclease, with translation MFDFLKKFITNNQKSQLKSPEYAYLFGTPSDDEWVCLDLELTGLNPKTDHILSVGAVRITKTGESFGIDTAHALSIICRPPTMPDTKSIVIHGLRPMDVENGKSYDEMLDELLPFIGTRPVVGFCTSMDMAFINALAKPKLGVKLPHTLIDVANLDQKLRQKTNKNNDIPIDKRHLGELLTAYQIPILPAHDALNDALMTAMLFCHLKGKLGGKS
- a CDS encoding 4a-hydroxytetrahydrobiopterin dehydratase, coding for MSSLKPDQVALQLESLPAWQLDGHSLVRTYEFADFASVVAFIVKVSFHAQELEHYPEWENCYTTLRVRIGNIERGAVRNRDVQLAKRLEASFHG